One window of Enterobacter sp. RHBSTW-00175 genomic DNA carries:
- the phnC gene encoding phosphonate ABC transporter ATP-binding protein, producing MQTVIRVEKLSKTFHHNKALHAVDLTVQQGEMVALLGPSGSGKSTLLRHLSGLITCDKTPESHVELLGNTVQRAGRLARDIRKSRAQTGYIFQQFNLVNRLTVLENVLIGALGSTPFWRTCLRWFSPSQKQQALQALTRVGMAHFAHQRVSTLSGGQQQRVAIARALMQKAKVILADEPIASLDPESARIVMETLRDINQNDGITVVVTLHQVDYALRYCERIVALRQGHVFFDGASHQFDNDRFDHLYRSINRVDENAQAA from the coding sequence ATGCAAACTGTCATCCGCGTCGAGAAACTGAGCAAGACCTTTCATCACAATAAGGCTCTTCATGCCGTTGATCTGACCGTCCAGCAGGGCGAAATGGTGGCACTGCTGGGCCCCTCCGGTTCAGGTAAATCCACCCTTCTGCGTCATTTGAGCGGGCTTATCACCTGCGATAAAACGCCCGAAAGCCACGTTGAGCTATTGGGTAACACCGTGCAACGCGCGGGCCGTCTGGCGCGTGATATCCGCAAAAGCCGCGCGCAAACAGGCTACATCTTCCAGCAGTTCAACCTGGTGAATCGCCTGACGGTGCTGGAGAACGTTCTGATTGGCGCACTCGGCAGCACCCCGTTCTGGCGTACCTGCCTGCGTTGGTTCTCTCCTTCACAGAAACAACAAGCGTTGCAGGCGCTGACCCGCGTCGGCATGGCCCATTTTGCTCACCAGCGCGTGTCCACCCTGTCCGGTGGCCAGCAGCAGCGCGTGGCGATTGCCCGTGCGCTGATGCAAAAAGCCAAAGTGATCCTGGCCGATGAGCCGATTGCCTCGCTCGACCCGGAATCTGCCCGCATCGTGATGGAAACCCTGCGCGACATTAACCAGAACGACGGCATCACCGTGGTGGTGACGCTGCATCAGGTGGATTACGCCCTGCGCTACTGCGAACGCATTGTCGCGCTGCGTCAGGGGCATGTGTTCTTTGATGGCGCAAGCCATCAGTTTGATAACGACCGTTTTGACCATCTCTACCGCAGCATTAATCGCGTCGATGAGAACGCGCAGGCTGCATAA
- the phnD gene encoding phosphonate ABC transporter substrate-binding protein, which yields MSYKAVAALAFTSMFSISTLLSPAYAEEQEKALNFGIISTESQQNLKPQWEPFLKDMETKLGIKVNAFFAPDYAGIIQGMRFNKVDIAWYGNLSAMEAVDRANGQVFAQTVAADGSPGYWSVLIVNKDSPINNLNDMLAKRKDLTFGNGDPNSTSGFLVPGYYVFAKNNASASDFKRTVNASHETNALAVANKQVDVATNNTENLDKLKTSAPDKLKELKVIWKSPLIPGDPIVWRKNLSESTKDKVYDFFMNYGKTPEEKTVLERLGWAPFRASSDLQLVPIRQLALFKQMQGVKDNKGLKDEEKTSKVSELQAQLEDLDRLTAALSAMTSVNKVVQ from the coding sequence ATGAGCTACAAAGCCGTTGCCGCGCTGGCCTTCACCAGCATGTTCAGCATCAGCACCCTGTTAAGCCCTGCGTACGCGGAAGAGCAGGAAAAAGCACTGAACTTCGGCATTATTTCGACGGAATCACAGCAGAATCTCAAACCTCAGTGGGAACCGTTCCTGAAAGATATGGAAACCAAACTGGGGATCAAAGTGAACGCCTTCTTCGCTCCGGATTACGCGGGCATCATCCAGGGAATGCGCTTTAACAAAGTGGACATCGCCTGGTACGGCAACCTCTCTGCGATGGAAGCGGTCGATCGCGCGAACGGCCAGGTCTTTGCCCAGACCGTTGCGGCAGATGGCTCCCCGGGTTACTGGAGCGTGTTGATCGTCAATAAAGACAGCCCGATCAATAACCTCAACGACATGCTCGCCAAACGCAAAGATCTGACCTTTGGTAACGGCGACCCGAACTCTACCTCTGGCTTCCTGGTCCCGGGCTACTACGTCTTCGCCAAGAACAATGCGTCTGCCAGTGACTTTAAGCGCACCGTCAACGCCAGCCACGAAACCAACGCGCTGGCCGTGGCGAACAAGCAGGTAGATGTTGCCACCAACAACACCGAAAACCTCGACAAGTTGAAGACCTCCGCGCCGGACAAGCTGAAAGAGCTGAAGGTTATCTGGAAGTCCCCGTTGATCCCGGGTGACCCAATCGTGTGGCGCAAAAACCTCTCCGAAAGCACCAAGGACAAGGTGTACGACTTCTTCATGAACTACGGCAAAACGCCGGAAGAGAAAACCGTGCTGGAACGTCTGGGCTGGGCGCCGTTCCGTGCCTCAAGCGACCTGCAACTGGTGCCGATTCGCCAGTTGGCGCTGTTTAAGCAGATGCAGGGCGTGAAGGACAACAAAGGTCTGAAGGATGAAGAGAAGACCAGCAAAGTCTCTGAGCTTCAGGCGCAGCTTGAAGACCTTGACCGCCTGACTGCGGCGCTGAGCGCAATGACCAGCGTGAATAAAGTGGTTCAGTAA
- the proP gene encoding glycine betaine/L-proline transporter ProP has translation MLKRKKVKPITLRDVTIIDDAKLRKAITAASLGNAMEWFDFGVYGFVAYALGKVFFPGADPSLQMIAALGTFSVPFLIRPLGGLFFGMLGDKYGRQKILAITIVIMSISTFCIGLIPSYASIGIWAPVLLLLCKMAQGFSVGGEYTGASIFVAEYSPDRKRGFMGSWLDFGSIAGFVMGAGVVVLISTVVGEDNFLDWGWRIPFFLALPLGIIGLYLRHALEETPAFQQHVEKLEQGDRESLQEGPKVSFKEIATKHWRSLLVCIGMVISTNVTYYMLLTYMPSYLSHNLHYSEDHGVLIIIAIMVGMLFVQPIMGLMSDRFGRRPFIILGSIALFLLAIPAFILINSDVLGLIFAGLLMLAVILNCFIGVMASTLPAMFPTHIRYSALAAAFNISVLIAGLTPTLAASLVESTQNLMMPAYYLMVIAVIGLITGLTMKETANLPLKGATPAASDLQEAKEILREHHDNIEQKIEDIDAEIEALQAKRSRLVDQHPRINE, from the coding sequence ATGCTTAAAAGGAAAAAGGTAAAACCCATCACCCTTCGCGATGTCACCATTATTGATGACGCGAAACTGCGTAAAGCGATCACTGCCGCCTCGCTCGGTAATGCGATGGAATGGTTCGATTTCGGTGTCTACGGCTTTGTCGCCTATGCGTTAGGCAAAGTGTTCTTTCCGGGTGCCGACCCCAGCTTACAGATGATAGCCGCGCTGGGTACGTTCTCCGTGCCCTTCCTGATCCGCCCGCTTGGCGGTTTGTTCTTCGGGATGCTCGGCGATAAATACGGGCGTCAGAAAATACTCGCCATCACCATTGTGATTATGTCGATCAGTACGTTCTGTATCGGCTTGATACCGTCTTACGCCTCCATCGGCATCTGGGCACCTGTGCTGCTGCTGCTCTGTAAGATGGCGCAGGGCTTCTCTGTGGGCGGTGAATACACCGGTGCGTCAATCTTCGTTGCGGAGTACTCCCCGGACAGAAAACGCGGCTTTATGGGAAGCTGGCTGGATTTCGGCTCGATTGCCGGCTTTGTGATGGGTGCGGGGGTTGTTGTTCTGATCTCTACCGTCGTGGGCGAAGATAACTTCCTGGACTGGGGCTGGCGTATTCCTTTCTTCCTGGCGCTGCCTCTGGGGATTATCGGTCTGTACCTGCGTCATGCTCTTGAAGAGACGCCAGCGTTCCAGCAGCACGTCGAAAAGCTGGAACAGGGCGATCGTGAAAGCCTTCAGGAAGGCCCGAAAGTCTCGTTCAAAGAGATTGCGACCAAACACTGGCGCAGCCTGCTGGTCTGTATCGGGATGGTGATTTCCACCAACGTTACTTACTACATGCTGCTGACCTACATGCCGAGTTACCTGTCGCATAACCTGCACTACTCGGAAGATCACGGTGTACTGATTATCATCGCCATCATGGTGGGGATGCTGTTTGTTCAGCCGATTATGGGGCTGATGAGCGACCGTTTTGGCCGTCGACCTTTTATCATTCTGGGCAGTATTGCGCTGTTCCTGCTGGCGATCCCGGCCTTTATCCTGATTAACAGCGATGTGCTGGGGCTGATTTTTGCCGGGCTGCTGATGCTGGCCGTGATCCTCAACTGTTTCATCGGGGTGATGGCCTCTACGTTGCCTGCTATGTTCCCGACGCATATTCGCTACAGTGCACTGGCCGCTGCGTTTAACATTTCGGTGCTGATTGCCGGTCTGACGCCAACGCTTGCCGCTTCGCTGGTGGAAAGCACGCAGAACCTGATGATGCCTGCTTATTATCTGATGGTTATTGCGGTAATCGGCCTGATTACCGGCTTAACAATGAAAGAAACGGCGAATCTGCCGCTGAAAGGGGCTACGCCTGCGGCGTCTGACCTCCAGGAAGCGAAAGAGATCCTGCGCGAGCATCACGATAATATCGAGCAGAAGATTGAAGATATCGATGCCGAGATTGAGGCATTGCAGGCGAAGCGTTCGCGCCTGGTGGATCAGCATCCACGCATCAACGAGTAA
- the yjdN gene encoding VOC family metalloprotein YjdN, with protein MPLSPYISFAGNCAEASAFYQQAVGADVLYKITFGEMPKDDNSEEGCPSGMKFPDSAIAHSNVRIAGSDIMMSDGLPPGTKAQYAGFTLVLDTQDVVEGKRWFDNLAAGGSIEMAWQETFWAHGFGKVTDKYGVPWMINVVKQQQTS; from the coding sequence ATGCCATTAAGTCCCTACATCTCTTTCGCCGGCAACTGTGCAGAGGCCAGCGCCTTCTACCAGCAGGCCGTCGGCGCAGACGTTCTCTACAAAATCACCTTCGGCGAAATGCCAAAAGACGACAACAGTGAAGAAGGCTGTCCGTCAGGTATGAAATTCCCGGATTCCGCTATTGCTCACTCGAATGTCCGCATCGCGGGCAGCGATATCATGATGAGCGATGGGTTACCGCCCGGCACTAAAGCACAGTACGCCGGGTTTACCCTGGTCCTCGACACCCAGGACGTAGTGGAAGGTAAACGCTGGTTCGATAATCTGGCCGCTGGCGGCAGCATTGAAATGGCCTGGCAGGAGACCTTCTGGGCGCACGGTTTCGGTAAAGTCACCGACAAATACGGTGTGCCGTGGATGATTAACGTCGTTAAACAGCAACAAACGTCGTAG
- a CDS encoding zinc ribbon domain-containing protein YjdM encodes MQLPHCPKCNSEYTYEDNGMFICPECAHEWNNAEPSADSDTLIVKDANGNLLADGDSVTVVKDLKVKGSSSMLKIGTKVKNIRLVEGDHNIDCKIDGFGPMKLKSEFVKKN; translated from the coding sequence ATGCAACTCCCACACTGCCCGAAATGCAATTCTGAATACACTTACGAAGATAATGGCATGTTCATCTGCCCGGAATGCGCCCACGAATGGAACAATGCAGAACCTTCTGCGGATAGCGATACGCTGATCGTTAAAGATGCTAACGGTAATCTGCTGGCCGATGGCGACAGTGTTACCGTCGTTAAAGACCTGAAAGTGAAAGGCAGCTCTTCAATGCTGAAGATTGGCACCAAAGTGAAGAATATCCGTCTGGTTGAAGGCGACCATAATATTGACTGCAAAATTGACGGTTTTGGCCCAATGAAGTTGAAATCTGAATTCGTGAAAAAGAACTGA
- the crfC gene encoding clamp-binding protein CrfC produces MHTQTIFELSQEAERLLQLALQNLDTLKSMPVAMLDSTTAAISGENNNVLPLHFSARGVESQQAMLNNELRKITRLEMVLAIVGTMKAGKSTTINAIVGTEVLPNRNRPMTALPTLIRHTPGQKEPVLHFSHVSPIDALIQQLQQKLCNSDRGKLTRRLEIDKDMNALLERIEKGEAFEKHHLGAQPIFNCLKNLNDLVRLSQALGVDFPFTEYVSIEHIPVIEVEFVHLAGMDAHLGQLTLLDTPGPNEAGQPHLQKMLSEQLARASAVLAVMDYTQLKSISDQEVRQAISAVGKSVPLYALVNKFDQKDRNSDDEEQVRAMISGTLMKGNISPGQIYPVSSMWAYLANRARFEMTVNGRLPNHQEQRWVQDFAEAALGRRWRTADLDNVEHLRHAADLLWEDSLFEQPIRKLIYAAYANASLFALRSASHKLLNYAQNAREYLEFRYQGLTVAFEALELNIARLEEDMALLQTRQNAVSDEVEHEVAQALSTTDYVIAQQKLWLQSSIEHVFSNDNILDLAGIDSRDLRHNALEELQQLVLEDEGQAQIVLSKIRSSCELIMLDVQSKISRELALRFDQLEVTLARSLNEAMRPIETRIKEQLSHAGFRARISFPAFQANQLNFNTRALFNDAIAMDNRPTGQPSCAGSVRETVSRWLNNPGWGWEDYVETRTRYVIDVGQLHDKFKQHIDQFCEQIRKALAAQVDVSVTAGMATFFAEFSLCLTGLQESLRDSLAVRQQNEHSTRALSQLLKHSITTATWIQEDTRLLRDDIQTLFAAEQP; encoded by the coding sequence ATGCACACACAGACCATTTTTGAATTAAGCCAGGAAGCGGAACGTTTGCTCCAGCTTGCTTTGCAGAATCTTGATACGTTGAAATCAATGCCAGTTGCGATGCTGGATAGTACGACTGCCGCTATATCTGGTGAAAATAACAACGTTTTACCTTTGCATTTCAGCGCGCGTGGCGTCGAATCTCAGCAAGCGATGCTGAATAATGAATTACGGAAAATAACCCGTCTTGAAATGGTATTGGCAATTGTTGGAACCATGAAAGCGGGTAAATCGACAACCATTAATGCAATTGTGGGCACGGAGGTCTTACCGAACCGCAACCGCCCAATGACAGCGCTGCCCACGCTTATCCGCCATACCCCTGGTCAGAAAGAGCCTGTGCTGCATTTCTCACATGTTTCGCCTATTGATGCCTTGATCCAGCAGCTTCAGCAAAAGCTGTGTAACTCTGACCGCGGCAAACTGACGCGTCGTCTTGAAATTGATAAAGATATGAATGCGCTACTGGAGCGTATCGAAAAAGGCGAAGCATTTGAAAAACACCATCTTGGTGCGCAACCTATATTTAATTGTTTGAAAAACCTGAACGATCTGGTGAGGTTATCTCAGGCGCTGGGTGTCGATTTTCCGTTTACAGAATATGTGTCCATTGAACATATTCCGGTAATTGAAGTGGAGTTTGTGCATCTTGCCGGAATGGATGCCCATCTTGGGCAATTGACCCTGCTGGACACCCCGGGGCCGAATGAGGCCGGGCAGCCACATCTGCAAAAAATGCTCAGTGAGCAACTGGCGCGCGCATCGGCGGTGCTGGCGGTGATGGATTACACCCAGCTTAAATCGATTTCCGATCAGGAGGTGCGCCAGGCGATTTCAGCCGTTGGGAAATCGGTGCCACTGTACGCCCTGGTTAATAAGTTCGATCAGAAAGACCGCAATAGCGATGATGAAGAACAAGTCAGGGCAATGATTTCCGGCACACTGATGAAAGGGAATATTTCGCCGGGGCAGATTTACCCGGTTTCTTCAATGTGGGCCTACCTTGCAAATCGTGCGCGTTTTGAGATGACAGTAAACGGCCGCCTGCCTAATCATCAGGAGCAGCGTTGGGTGCAGGATTTTGCCGAAGCGGCGCTTGGACGGCGCTGGCGTACGGCTGATTTGGACAATGTTGAACATCTTCGCCATGCGGCGGATCTGTTGTGGGAAGACTCGTTGTTTGAGCAGCCAATCCGTAAACTGATTTATGCCGCTTATGCTAACGCTTCACTCTTTGCCCTGCGCTCGGCCTCACATAAGTTGCTGAACTATGCGCAAAACGCCAGGGAGTACCTCGAGTTTCGCTATCAGGGTTTGACGGTTGCTTTTGAGGCGCTTGAACTTAACATTGCGCGCCTCGAAGAGGATATGGCGTTACTCCAGACCCGCCAGAATGCGGTAAGCGATGAAGTGGAACATGAGGTGGCACAGGCGCTGAGTACCACAGATTACGTTATTGCCCAGCAAAAACTCTGGCTGCAATCGTCGATTGAACATGTCTTCAGTAACGACAATATTCTTGATTTGGCTGGGATTGATTCGCGGGATTTACGCCACAACGCCCTGGAAGAGCTGCAACAGTTAGTGCTGGAAGATGAAGGCCAGGCCCAGATTGTCCTGAGCAAGATCCGCTCTTCCTGTGAACTGATTATGCTGGATGTGCAGAGTAAAATCAGCCGGGAGCTGGCGCTGCGCTTTGATCAGCTGGAGGTCACGCTGGCGCGTTCGCTCAATGAGGCGATGCGCCCTATCGAAACGCGTATTAAAGAACAACTGAGCCACGCCGGGTTCCGCGCGCGGATCAGCTTCCCGGCGTTTCAGGCAAATCAGCTGAATTTCAACACCCGCGCGCTGTTTAACGATGCGATCGCGATGGATAACCGCCCTACGGGGCAGCCTTCATGCGCGGGGAGCGTGCGCGAAACGGTTTCCCGCTGGCTGAACAATCCGGGTTGGGGCTGGGAAGATTACGTCGAGACACGCACACGATATGTTATTGATGTTGGCCAGCTTCATGACAAGTTTAAGCAACATATTGATCAGTTTTGTGAACAAATCCGTAAAGCTTTGGCCGCGCAGGTCGATGTCTCTGTTACGGCGGGTATGGCAACCTTCTTTGCAGAATTTTCGTTATGCCTGACCGGGTTACAGGAAAGCTTGCGTGATAGCCTCGCAGTACGGCAGCAAAATGAGCATTCGACCCGAGCGCTCAGTCAGCTGTTGAAGCACAGTATCACTACTGCGACGTGGATTCAGGAAGATACCCGACTGTTACGCGATGATATTCAAACTCTATTCGCGGCAGAGCAACCATGA
- a CDS encoding diguanylate cyclase regulator RdcB family protein, translated as MTTQLLDGPGRTLECIHPKFMVDLVQGVDAVRHSPLGPQQLQFRERLTQEIMTHTRLRPWAMAGMLNENAALRLGLAEKLAGMLDPGHLALTRMTEKLTALRQQANPRAPQSPALMQQYDELSSHFQQRANYKEKALTQRGLTVQAGEHSEQIFTRWRAGHYDGWSLAGRCYIVLEELRWGPFGDACRLANEDVAEMLKDNLRSMAANYLAQGINASPATRHFYHQWLTTPASPRLVDHKDMLGWLGDWCQADKHPVSWSVTQNWQTVALGMPRLCSAKRLVDAMVEEIFG; from the coding sequence ATGACAACACAACTACTGGACGGTCCCGGGCGGACGCTGGAGTGTATTCATCCTAAATTTATGGTCGATCTGGTTCAGGGGGTGGACGCTGTGCGTCATTCCCCTTTGGGGCCGCAACAGCTGCAATTTCGTGAGCGTTTGACTCAAGAGATCATGACGCACACCCGGCTGCGGCCCTGGGCAATGGCGGGAATGCTCAACGAAAATGCGGCATTGCGTCTGGGCCTGGCCGAGAAACTGGCGGGGATGCTCGACCCGGGGCACCTGGCGTTGACGCGGATGACGGAAAAACTGACCGCACTGCGCCAGCAGGCTAACCCGCGCGCGCCGCAGTCGCCGGCGCTAATGCAGCAATACGACGAACTTTCATCCCATTTTCAGCAGCGCGCAAACTATAAAGAAAAAGCGTTAACACAACGCGGCCTGACGGTGCAGGCGGGCGAGCACAGCGAACAGATTTTTACCCGCTGGCGGGCCGGGCATTACGACGGCTGGTCACTCGCCGGGCGGTGCTACATCGTGCTGGAGGAGCTGCGCTGGGGGCCGTTTGGCGATGCATGTCGGCTGGCAAATGAAGATGTGGCGGAGATGCTCAAAGATAACCTGCGCAGCATGGCAGCGAATTATCTTGCGCAGGGAATCAATGCATCCCCCGCGACCCGGCATTTTTATCATCAATGGCTGACGACGCCTGCCTCTCCGAGGCTGGTTGATCACAAAGATATGCTGGGCTGGCTTGGCGACTGGTGTCAGGCAGATAAACACCCGGTGAGCTGGTCGGTAACGCAGAACTGGCAAACCGTCGCCTTAGGGATGCCGAGACTCTGTTCAGCGAAACGGCTGGTGGATGCCATGGTAGAAGAGATTTTTGGCTGA
- the kdgT gene encoding 2-keto-3-deoxygluconate transporter, which produces MKIKATIERIPGGMMLVPLVLGAILNTLAPNTGAYFGGFTKGMITGTVPILAVWFFCIGASINLRATGTVLRKSGTLVITKIAVAWVVAMVCALFIPENGVQTGFFAGLSVLAIVSAMDMTNGGLYASLMNQYGTKEESGAFVLMSLESGPLMTMLILGSAGLATFEPHHFVGAVLPFLIGFALGNLDHDLRDFFSKATPVLIPFFGFALGNTINLNVILDTGLLGIVLGVAVIIITGIPLIIADRVIGGGNGTAGVAASSAAGAAVANPVIIAQINPAFEPVAASATALVAASVIVTAILVPIITALYAKRFGSVAAQKVEQKAVELHH; this is translated from the coding sequence ATGAAAATTAAAGCCACGATAGAACGCATTCCTGGCGGTATGATGCTGGTCCCGCTAGTGCTTGGTGCGATCCTGAATACTCTGGCACCGAATACCGGGGCTTATTTTGGCGGTTTCACGAAAGGGATGATCACCGGTACAGTCCCGATTCTGGCGGTATGGTTCTTTTGTATTGGTGCCTCTATTAATTTACGCGCGACAGGGACGGTATTGCGTAAATCCGGGACGCTGGTTATCACCAAAATCGCTGTAGCCTGGGTAGTCGCAATGGTCTGTGCCCTGTTTATTCCTGAGAATGGCGTACAGACCGGTTTCTTTGCCGGATTATCCGTTCTGGCTATTGTCTCGGCGATGGATATGACCAACGGCGGGTTATATGCCAGCCTGATGAACCAGTACGGCACAAAAGAAGAATCCGGCGCCTTCGTCCTGATGTCTCTGGAATCCGGCCCACTCATGACCATGCTGATCCTCGGCTCTGCGGGTCTGGCAACGTTTGAACCGCATCACTTTGTTGGCGCAGTCCTGCCATTCCTGATCGGGTTTGCGCTGGGTAACCTGGACCACGATCTGCGTGATTTCTTCAGCAAAGCAACACCGGTGCTGATCCCGTTCTTTGGTTTTGCGCTCGGGAATACCATTAACCTGAACGTTATCCTCGATACTGGCCTGCTGGGTATTGTGCTGGGTGTGGCGGTTATCATCATCACCGGGATCCCGCTGATTATTGCCGACCGTGTGATTGGGGGAGGAAACGGAACCGCAGGTGTTGCCGCCTCGTCAGCCGCGGGGGCCGCCGTGGCAAACCCGGTCATTATTGCCCAGATTAACCCGGCCTTCGAACCTGTTGCCGCCTCAGCGACTGCGCTGGTTGCAGCCAGCGTGATTGTGACGGCCATTCTGGTGCCGATCATTACCGCGCTGTACGCCAAACGCTTCGGGAGTGTAGCGGCTCAGAAAGTGGAACAAAAAGCGGTAGAGTTGCATCACTAA
- the phnF gene encoding phosphonate metabolism transcriptional regulator PhnF, which yields MHLSRHPTSYPTRWQEIAAKLEVELRTHYRCGDYLPAEQQLADRYEVNRHTLRRAIDQLVERGWVQRRQGVGVLVRKRPFDYPLNAQARFSQNLLDQGSHPTSEKLLSVLRPASSHVADALGIQEGDNVVHLRTLRRVNGVAVCQIDHYFADLGLWPVLQNFSSGSLHDFMRDATGIALKRTQTRISARRAQAKESKVLEIPNMAPLLCVRTLNHRDGEINATEYSVSLTRADMIEFTMEH from the coding sequence ATGCACTTATCCAGACATCCGACCAGTTACCCTACCCGCTGGCAAGAGATCGCGGCAAAGCTTGAAGTGGAACTGCGCACGCACTACCGCTGCGGAGACTACCTGCCTGCCGAACAACAGCTTGCCGACCGTTATGAAGTGAATCGTCATACCTTGCGCCGCGCCATCGATCAGCTGGTCGAGCGCGGATGGGTACAGCGTCGTCAGGGCGTGGGCGTGCTAGTGCGGAAGCGCCCGTTCGACTACCCGCTCAACGCGCAGGCCCGCTTTAGCCAGAATCTGCTCGATCAGGGTAGCCACCCCACCAGCGAAAAGCTGCTGTCGGTACTGCGTCCGGCCTCCAGCCACGTAGCTGACGCACTGGGCATTCAGGAGGGCGATAACGTGGTGCACCTGCGCACGCTGCGCCGGGTCAACGGCGTGGCGGTCTGCCAGATAGACCACTACTTCGCAGACCTGGGCCTCTGGCCGGTACTGCAAAACTTTTCCAGCGGGTCGCTGCACGACTTCATGCGTGATGCCACAGGTATTGCGCTCAAACGCACCCAGACCCGTATCAGCGCCCGCCGCGCGCAGGCCAAAGAGAGCAAAGTGCTGGAGATCCCCAACATGGCTCCGCTGCTCTGCGTGCGCACCCTTAACCACCGTGACGGTGAGATCAACGCAACGGAATACTCCGTCAGCCTGACCCGCGCCGACATGATTGAATTCACAATGGAGCATTGA
- the phnE gene encoding phosphonate ABC transporter, permease protein PhnE: protein MQTITVPPPKRSWFSLFSWAILLAVLVISWKGAEMDPLLLFKDSGNMATFAADFFPPDFSQWQDYLGEMATTLQIAVWGTALAVILSIPFGLMSAENIVPWWVYQPMRRLMDACRAINEMVFAMLFVVAVGLGPFAGVMALFIHTTGVLSKLLSEAVEAIEPGPVEGIRATGANKIEEILYGVLPQVMPLLISYSLYRFESNVRSATVVGMVGAGGIGVTLWEAIRGFQFQQTCALMVLIIITVSLLDFLSQRLRKHFI from the coding sequence ATGCAAACCATCACCGTCCCGCCACCAAAGCGCAGCTGGTTCTCGCTATTTAGCTGGGCCATTCTGCTGGCGGTGCTTGTTATCTCCTGGAAGGGCGCGGAAATGGATCCGCTGCTGCTCTTCAAAGACTCCGGCAACATGGCAACCTTCGCCGCCGACTTCTTCCCGCCGGACTTCAGCCAGTGGCAGGATTACCTCGGCGAGATGGCCACCACCCTGCAAATTGCCGTCTGGGGTACCGCCCTTGCCGTCATTCTCTCCATTCCGTTTGGCCTGATGAGCGCCGAAAACATCGTGCCGTGGTGGGTATACCAGCCGATGCGTCGCCTGATGGACGCCTGCCGCGCCATCAACGAAATGGTCTTCGCGATGCTTTTCGTGGTCGCCGTGGGACTTGGCCCGTTTGCCGGGGTAATGGCGCTGTTCATTCACACCACCGGCGTGCTCTCCAAGCTGCTTTCGGAAGCGGTTGAAGCCATTGAGCCCGGCCCGGTTGAAGGCATCCGCGCGACCGGTGCCAATAAAATCGAAGAAATTCTGTACGGCGTGCTGCCGCAGGTGATGCCGCTGCTCATCTCCTACTCCCTGTACCGCTTCGAGTCCAACGTCCGTTCCGCCACCGTGGTCGGCATGGTGGGTGCAGGCGGCATTGGTGTGACGCTATGGGAAGCCATTCGCGGTTTCCAGTTCCAGCAAACCTGCGCCCTGATGGTGCTTATCATCATCACCGTCAGCCTGCTGGATTTCCTCTCTCAACGTTTGCGTAAGCACTTCATCTGA